A window of the Diabrotica undecimpunctata isolate CICGRU chromosome 1, icDiaUnde3, whole genome shotgun sequence genome harbors these coding sequences:
- the LOC140450481 gene encoding mothers against decapentaplegic homolog 4-like, whose amino-acid sequence MSTINTNAPSSADACLSIVHSLMCHRQGGESEGFAKRAIESLVKKLKEKRDELDSLITAITTSGAHPSKCVTIQRTLDGRLQVAGRKGFPHVIYARIWRWPDLHKNELKHVKYCQFAFDLKCDSVCVNPYHYERVVSPGIDLSGLTLQSGTPRLVKDEYTPGAVAGNSMDIDGDIAIKFSQTIQHHPPQQNFTISGLQSPPTSQNPVQQPIPPEPIPQNLTNNSPVSPHIQQNEFSNTNNTTVVASNNNGTVSSTQSTNTIGQNFTGASGTWNGSNTLTYTQSMQPPDNRTHTAYWISSPNQINSEVSIGGLLSTQPAPEYWCSVAYFELDTQVGETFKVPSNCPNVTVDGYVDPSGGNRFCLGALSNVHRTEHSERARLHIGKGVQLDLRGEGDVWLRCLSDHSVFVQSYYLDREAGRQPGDAVHKIYPGAYIKVFDLRQCHHQMTTQAATAQAAAAAQAAAVAGHIPGPHSVGGIAPAISLSAATGIGVDDLRRLCILRLSFVKGWGPDYPRQSIKETPCWIEVHLHRALQLLDEVLHTMPIDGPRQ is encoded by the coding sequence ATGTCTACAATAAATACCAACGCTCCTTCATCTGCAGATGCTTGTCTAAGTATTGTGCATAGTTTAATGTGTCACCGACAAGGTGGAGAAAGCGAAGGTTTTGCAAAAAGAGCGATCGAGtctttagttaaaaaattaaaagaaaaacgcGATGAATTAGATTCGTTAATTACTGCTATTACTACAAGCGGTGCTCATCCCAGTAAATGCGTAACAATTCAGAGAACCTTAGATGGAAGATTACAAGTTGCGGGAAGAAAAGGTTTTCCTCACGTAATATATGCTCGGATATGGAGGTGGCCCGATTTACACAAAAACGAGCTGAAACATGTCAAATATTGTCAGTTTGCGTTTGATTTAAAATGTGACTCAGTGTGCGTTAATCCCTACCATTATGAAAGGGTAGTGTCACCCGGTATTGATCTCTCTGGTTTAACCCTTCAATCGGGAACACCAAGACTGGTAAAAGATGAATATACACCCGGAGCTGTCGCCGGAAATAGTATGGACATCGATGGAGAcattgccattaaattttcacAAACCATACAACATCACCCTCCTCAACAGAATTTCACAATAAGTGGTTTGCAGTCGCCTCCAACTAGTCAGAATCCAGTGCAACAACCGATACCACCAGAACCGATCCCACAAAATTTAACAAACAATTCTCCAGTCTCACCCCATATTCAGCAAAATGAGTTCAGCAACACAAACAATACCACAGTGGTAGCATCAAATAATAACGGGACAGTTTCCAGTACGCAGTCTACAAATACAATTGGACAAAACTTCACTGGTGCAAGTGGCACTTGGAATGGTTCCAATACCCTAACATATACACAGTCCATGCAACCACCAGACAACAGAACTCATACTGCTTACTGGATAAGTTCACCCAACCAGATTAACTCGGAAGTAAGCATTGGCGGTTTATTATCTACTCAACCTGCTCCAGAATACTGGTGTTCGGTTGCTTACTTTGAGTTGGATACTCAAGTAGGAGAGACTTTTAAAGTGCCATCAAATTGCCCAAACGTTACTGTCGATGGATACGTAGATCCTTCCGGTGGCAATAGGTTTTGTCTTGGGGCGTTGAGTAATGTTCATAGGACTGAACACAGCGAGAGGGCTAGGCTTCATATCGGCAAAGGGGTGCAGTTAGATCTCAGAGGTGAAGGTGATGTGTGGTTGCGATGTTTAAGCGATCATTCAGTGTTTGTACAAAGTTATTATTTGGATAGAGAGGCTGGAAGACAACCGGGGGATGCTGTGCATAAAATATACCCTGGAGCTTATATAAAAGTATTTGATTTAAGACAGTGCCATCACCAAATGACCACACAAGCTGCTACCGCTCAAGCTGCTGCCGCAGCACAAGCCGCTGCTGTTGCTGGACATATTCCAGGGCCCCATTCTGTTGGTGGAATCGCTCCAGCTATCAGTTTATCCGCCGCTACCGGTATAGGCGTGGATGACTTGCGTCGATTGTGCATTTTAAGATTAAGTTTCGTAAAAGGTTGGGGTCCAGACTATCCTCGCCAATCCATAAAGGAGACACCGTGTTGGATTGAAGTGCATCTTCACAGAGCTTTACAACTTCTTGACGAAGTTCTTCACACAATGCCAATCGATGGACCGAGACAATAG